In Streptomyces sp. NBC_00433, a single genomic region encodes these proteins:
- a CDS encoding ISL3 family transposase: MGDEQHFWDLVWPDVEGLIVDAVDVVGNVVWIDLHARQPTVKCPSCDVLASRVHSTYMRRLADRPLGGQRVLLRLRVRRFLCDNGLCSRRTMAEQVSCLTNPYRRRTQALARMVQAIGLAVGGRAGARLASYLPVRASRDMILGELRRLPDPPSSQVTVLGIDEFAFRKGATYGTVLIDVETRRPIDLLPDRTADEVATWLADHPEIKVICRDRCSTFSQAAARAAPDAIQVADRWHLLHSLARAVERTAHQHRACLRKGAETGNLDHTEEPSDSAALAALIGPPEPNDAPDSQLLARVRQWHTDIHQLRERGWTISAIADRLGRDRKTVRHYLTTDLDQILASARERRPNGHINRFKPYLQQRFRGGATNAAALFREIRERGYRGSRVVVTKYIATLRAGTAAPEPRQPVPSPRRITTWIMRRPESLTDSQREQLDRILDACPDLATARDLAHEFSAIARERRGHDLTHWMARALDQGPQPVQGFAAFLQNDWDAVVNGLTLHWSSGAVEGQVTRIKLIKRRSYGRASFALLRTLVLAQPP; encoded by the coding sequence GTGGGGGACGAACAGCACTTCTGGGATCTCGTGTGGCCTGACGTCGAGGGACTGATCGTCGATGCGGTGGACGTCGTCGGAAACGTCGTGTGGATCGATCTGCACGCCAGGCAGCCGACGGTGAAGTGCCCTTCGTGCGATGTCTTGGCCTCGCGTGTGCACAGCACGTACATGCGGAGGCTGGCTGACCGTCCGCTGGGGGGCCAGCGGGTGCTGCTCCGCCTGCGGGTCCGGCGGTTCTTGTGCGACAACGGCCTGTGCTCCCGCCGGACCATGGCGGAACAGGTGTCGTGCCTGACCAACCCGTACCGGCGCCGCACCCAGGCGCTCGCCCGGATGGTGCAGGCGATCGGGCTGGCCGTCGGTGGCCGGGCCGGCGCCCGGCTCGCCAGCTATCTGCCAGTGCGAGCGAGCCGGGACATGATCCTGGGGGAACTCCGACGGCTCCCGGACCCGCCGTCCAGCCAGGTCACGGTCCTGGGCATCGACGAGTTCGCGTTCCGCAAGGGCGCCACCTACGGCACCGTGCTGATCGACGTCGAAACACGGCGGCCGATCGACCTGCTACCCGACCGCACCGCGGACGAAGTGGCCACCTGGCTCGCCGACCACCCCGAGATCAAGGTGATCTGCCGGGACCGGTGCAGCACCTTCAGCCAGGCCGCCGCCCGTGCGGCCCCCGACGCGATCCAGGTCGCAGATCGCTGGCATTTACTCCACTCGCTTGCCCGAGCAGTCGAACGCACCGCTCACCAACACCGTGCCTGCCTGCGCAAAGGCGCCGAGACCGGCAATTTGGACCACACCGAGGAGCCGTCGGACTCAGCCGCCCTGGCGGCACTGATCGGACCGCCGGAGCCGAACGACGCACCCGACAGCCAGCTCCTGGCCCGAGTCCGCCAGTGGCACACGGACATCCACCAGCTGCGCGAACGCGGCTGGACGATTAGCGCGATCGCCGACCGCCTGGGCCGCGACCGCAAGACGGTGCGCCACTACCTCACGACCGACCTCGACCAGATCCTCGCCTCGGCCCGAGAGCGCCGCCCCAACGGACACATCAACCGCTTCAAGCCCTACCTGCAACAACGCTTCCGCGGCGGCGCCACCAACGCCGCAGCCCTCTTCCGCGAGATCCGCGAACGCGGCTACCGCGGCAGCCGCGTCGTGGTCACCAAGTACATCGCGACCCTCCGTGCCGGCACCGCCGCCCCGGAACCACGCCAGCCTGTTCCCAGTCCCCGCCGCATCACGACCTGGATCATGCGGCGCCCGGAGAGCTTGACCGACAGCCAGCGCGAACAGCTCGACCGCATCTTGGATGCCTGTCCTGATCTGGCCACCGCCCGTGACCTCGCTCACGAGTTCAGTGCCATTGCCCGCGAACGCCGAGGTCACGACCTCACGCACTGGATGGCCCGTGCTCTCGACCAGGGGCCACAACCGGTCCAGGGCTTCGCGGCTTTCCTCCAGAACGATTGGGATGCCGTCGTCAACGGCCTGACACTCCACTGGAGCTCCGGTGCCGTCGAGGGACAGGTCACACGCATCAAACTGATCAAACGCCGGTCATACGGCCGTGCTTCCTTCGCCCTCTTGCGAACCCTCGTCCTCGCCCAACCACCGTGA
- a CDS encoding phosphotransferase: protein MTKRFRGEDRERGRREWRALGLLARYAPGLAPTPLGADLAAAEPTVVMSRLAGEPLRGLLLDDDQVEALAAAVKRVHEAVPSDVLAGVPLRPGHQGELIGHIRSWFPQARPRVSSLLGRAMDEGMDWLDRSGLDTSCQKDLLSVFGPGDGNLANYLWDGLRVQVVDFEDSGRSDRAFELAEITEHVASWVKHPLDSTLFLRHFDLTAAEAVRLTHCRRLLALVWLFLLAFDDADAPRNPPGTADRQAARLMDLLA from the coding sequence GTGACCAAGCGGTTCCGTGGCGAAGATCGTGAGCGTGGTCGGCGTGAGTGGCGCGCATTGGGGTTGCTTGCTCGGTATGCGCCCGGACTGGCTCCAACGCCGTTGGGGGCGGATCTTGCCGCAGCGGAGCCCACTGTGGTGATGTCCAGGCTGGCCGGTGAACCGCTGCGGGGTTTGCTGCTTGACGACGATCAGGTCGAGGCGCTTGCTGCGGCCGTAAAGAGGGTGCATGAAGCGGTGCCGTCGGACGTTCTGGCTGGAGTTCCGCTGCGGCCTGGGCATCAAGGGGAGCTGATCGGACACATCCGTTCGTGGTTCCCTCAAGCCCGCCCTCGGGTCAGTAGCCTGCTAGGTCGGGCTATGGATGAAGGTATGGACTGGCTGGACCGGTCCGGACTGGACACCAGCTGCCAGAAGGATCTTCTGAGTGTCTTCGGGCCCGGGGACGGGAATCTCGCGAACTACCTCTGGGACGGGCTGCGAGTTCAGGTGGTCGACTTCGAGGACTCAGGTCGCAGCGATCGTGCTTTTGAACTGGCAGAGATCACGGAGCACGTGGCCAGCTGGGTGAAGCATCCTCTGGATTCCACGCTCTTCCTGCGGCACTTCGACCTCACGGCGGCCGAAGCGGTGCGATTGACGCACTGCCGCCGCCTCCTCGCCCTCGTCTGGCTGTTCCTGCTCGCCTTTGACGACGCCGACGCGCCAAGGAATCCGCCGGGGACAGCAGATCGGCAAGCCGCTCGATTGATGGACCTGCTCGCCTGA
- a CDS encoding DUF6233 domain-containing protein, which translates to MSDDQDQEHGVGQSAALPQADGPLVDVTLPDGQHLFAVVKSRCREPDGWWYDLQIHLPSQSSERGRLLALPAAVDFRAPAALCRPVDGQPYDQVPTERPGITPAWKVEESVYFGPDRGPARVVHRGDCRAARDLTRPASTEQARTVLERPDAALCPLCRPDRPLRTAVV; encoded by the coding sequence GTGAGCGACGACCAGGACCAGGAGCACGGCGTGGGGCAGTCGGCTGCCCTGCCGCAGGCCGACGGGCCGCTGGTCGACGTGACCCTCCCGGACGGGCAGCACCTGTTCGCCGTGGTGAAGTCCCGATGCAGGGAGCCTGACGGCTGGTGGTACGACCTGCAGATCCACCTGCCCAGTCAGAGCAGCGAGCGGGGCCGGCTCCTGGCCCTGCCCGCCGCAGTCGACTTCCGCGCCCCCGCCGCCCTGTGCCGGCCGGTCGACGGCCAGCCCTACGACCAGGTCCCCACCGAGCGACCCGGCATTACCCCGGCCTGGAAGGTCGAAGAGTCGGTCTACTTCGGACCCGATCGGGGCCCGGCCCGCGTCGTGCACCGCGGCGACTGCCGCGCCGCCCGCGACCTCACCCGGCCCGCCAGCACCGAGCAGGCCCGGACCGTCCTCGAGCGACCCGACGCCGCACTCTGCCCGCTGTGCCGACCCGACCGGCCGCTGCGCACCGCCGTGGTGTAG
- a CDS encoding NACHT domain-containing protein, producing the protein MYAIGQVATLLIVLWLNRRYHLGSASAVVVALVPTLPGAFLAWAAYRDDRAEASADLDLKSRALAAAVRVSERDQVASLLGAGGRRIDVNFEYLHATGNDAVRTATRGHLADVLAYYRSLRPARLLITGAPGAGKTLLVLQLLIDILDDPDRGDADPVPVRFSLASWDTLQPLAQWLAEQIHQRYGTTTDVAQALVDQRRILPVLDGLDEMDDSTTPLGRRRAIAAIVLLNDYQDTRGSAPLVLTCRAEQYEELASADVHMRDSARVQIRPVTPPQATAYLTGRAAAPARWATVLTALATDPAGVLARALDTPWRLNLAVTVYEQRDPETHAYVRDPADLLALTSPAAVRDHLLARHLQAATAQHPGPYTPRQVHRWLSVLATHLAGSAGAEPRTDLLLHQLWTLAGPRRVRTLDAAATALLALAFDAALMGQSPSGFSLVPLPGVVLFTICSAWSVTLNTVRPPRSARSLGHPARRRGLTGEIAVFLATALALGLDMGLAGGWGGKWGGLGVVVEPLLKMLFGMGLAAVIVLGSPTIITAIGWGYIVPTDPRHPLRDDLIVGFASGAAFGITLGTAIGITLQPGTGVIAGLGLVLVIGFWPWSRSAVRRYLVFLCVCRGQLLPWRLGAFLNWAYEAGLLRISGIAYQFRHRELQDWLATNPRP; encoded by the coding sequence GTGTACGCGATTGGTCAGGTGGCGACCTTGCTGATCGTGTTGTGGCTGAACCGCCGGTATCACCTTGGCAGCGCGAGCGCTGTAGTCGTGGCGCTGGTGCCGACGCTTCCCGGTGCGTTCCTCGCCTGGGCGGCGTACCGGGACGACCGGGCCGAGGCATCGGCGGACCTGGACCTCAAGTCACGGGCCCTGGCGGCGGCGGTCAGGGTCTCGGAACGGGACCAGGTCGCCAGTCTGTTGGGCGCGGGTGGCCGACGCATCGACGTGAATTTCGAGTACCTGCACGCCACGGGGAACGACGCGGTCCGTACAGCCACACGTGGACATCTCGCGGACGTGCTCGCCTACTACCGCAGCCTGCGCCCTGCCCGGCTGCTGATCACTGGAGCACCGGGGGCGGGCAAAACGCTGCTTGTCCTGCAATTGCTCATCGACATCCTGGACGACCCCGATCGCGGCGACGCTGATCCGGTTCCGGTGCGTTTCTCCCTCGCGAGTTGGGACACGCTGCAGCCGCTGGCCCAATGGCTGGCTGAGCAAATCCACCAGCGCTACGGCACTACGACCGACGTCGCGCAGGCGTTGGTCGACCAGCGGCGAATCCTGCCGGTCCTCGACGGCCTGGACGAGATGGATGACAGCACCACGCCTCTCGGCCGCCGGCGTGCGATAGCCGCCATAGTTCTCCTCAATGACTACCAGGACACGCGGGGCAGTGCTCCCCTGGTGCTGACCTGCCGGGCAGAACAGTACGAGGAACTGGCCAGTGCGGATGTGCACATGCGGGACTCCGCCCGGGTCCAGATCCGTCCCGTCACCCCGCCCCAGGCCACGGCCTACCTCACTGGCCGCGCCGCCGCCCCTGCCCGCTGGGCGACCGTACTGACCGCCCTGGCCACCGATCCTGCCGGGGTCCTGGCCCGTGCCCTGGACACCCCGTGGCGCCTGAACCTGGCCGTCACCGTGTACGAGCAACGCGATCCGGAGACGCACGCGTACGTCCGCGACCCGGCTGACCTGCTGGCTCTGACCTCCCCGGCCGCGGTCCGCGACCACCTGCTCGCCCGCCACCTCCAGGCCGCCACCGCTCAGCACCCGGGCCCCTACACTCCTCGCCAGGTGCACCGGTGGTTAAGCGTCCTGGCCACCCATTTGGCGGGCTCGGCTGGAGCCGAGCCCCGAACCGACCTGCTCCTGCATCAGCTGTGGACCCTCGCAGGTCCCCGCCGCGTCCGTACACTCGATGCGGCTGCCACGGCCTTGCTCGCCCTGGCTTTTGATGCGGCTCTGATGGGCCAGAGCCCGTCAGGATTCTCCCTGGTCCCACTGCCGGGAGTGGTGCTGTTTACGATCTGCTCGGCGTGGTCGGTCACCCTTAATACAGTGCGGCCCCCCAGGAGCGCCCGCAGCCTGGGCCATCCGGCTCGCAGGCGCGGGCTCACCGGGGAGATCGCGGTCTTCCTGGCCACCGCGCTGGCACTCGGGCTGGATATGGGGCTGGCAGGAGGCTGGGGAGGCAAGTGGGGTGGACTCGGCGTGGTGGTCGAGCCCCTGTTAAAGATGCTGTTCGGGATGGGGCTCGCTGCAGTGATCGTCCTGGGCAGCCCAACGATCATCACCGCAATCGGATGGGGGTACATCGTGCCCACAGACCCCCGCCATCCGCTCAGGGACGACCTGATCGTCGGGTTCGCGAGCGGCGCGGCTTTCGGCATCACGCTGGGAACAGCCATCGGAATCACCCTGCAACCAGGAACGGGAGTGATCGCCGGACTGGGCCTCGTCCTGGTGATCGGCTTCTGGCCGTGGTCGCGGTCTGCGGTACGGCGCTACCTGGTGTTCTTGTGTGTGTGCCGGGGCCAACTCCTGCCCTGGCGCCTCGGCGCCTTCTTGAACTGGGCTTACGAAGCGGGCCTGCTACGGATCTCCGGCATCGCCTACCAGTTCCGGCACCGGGAACTGCAAGACTGGCTTGCGACCAACCCCAGACCCTGA